A genomic segment from Nicotiana sylvestris chromosome 1, ASM39365v2, whole genome shotgun sequence encodes:
- the LOC104240306 gene encoding uncharacterized protein At5g41620-like, with product MEREEKVEKERRNKKKQEEELLVVKLKQGILVGKRGGNCTTPSPTWKIGLAQADGSLLEDSPFSSNSTSLSVRKLGANLWEFQPQVNKMSKIGPLPQNHKDKRSKLPSQPADPPDSPQQQPTSTSSLGRDIAASLRQHHHHLIGKNGGAHSLESPASYCSSMEMAPYKPVETPTSSKDFKGRSGKSSYSLKTSTELLKILNRIWSLEQQHASNMSLVKALRKDLDHSQRRVKELQEEKKRDREEIDDLMMLVAEYRIGRKNNKHNRTEDAVKTLTVELHNERKLRKHSENLHRKLAREIAEVKSSFSNALKELEREREARIMLEELCDEFANGTKEYEQEVRFLKSKLTKDHTLTEEKDGLIIHICEAWLDERMQMKQAQSHHGLAEKKTTVDKLRSEIQTFLKARHSSDHKNNVSNLKGAKESCLHRHSLESFHLNNIASAPRIENEDGDSFANTIRATKSNRGLSGKHNDSSCINQHEKNITESNPPQKKIETPVSKDPDATSSRIQPEEKIFESTVVKETPVEGNDSCVLEKSVTKQRKSQKRKNDRMKTGSSLLNNLFRDHSLPSEAKTLKNDDKHMEHSFDPTTFTGPTSPVQKWTSKLTAPDLEVVESSSKLPLGVKENTLKAKLLEARLERQQLRPRATKGLSEVS from the exons ATGGAGAGAGAGGAAAAGGtagaaaaagagagaaggaatAAGAAAAAGCAAGAAGAAGAATTGTTGGTAGTAAAGTTGAAACAAGGTATTTTGGTGGGGAAAAGAGGGGGTAATTGTACTACTCCTTCACCTACATGGAAAATTGGGTTGGCTCAAGCTGATGGTTCTCTACTTGAAGATTCGCCTTTTTCTTCCAATTCTACTTCACTCTCTGTTAGAAAACTTGGTGCCAATCTCTGGGAATTTCAACCCCAAGTTAATAAGATGAGCAAGATTGGCCCTCTTCCCCAAAATCACAAAGACAAACGTTCCAAGCTTCCCAGCCAACCAGCTGACCCACCTGATAGCCCACAGCAGCAG CCAACAAGCACCAGTAGTTTAGGGCGGGACATCGCAGCGTCGCTTAGACAGCATCATCATCATTTAATTGGGAAGAATGGAGGCGCTCATTCGCTTGAATCTCCAGCAAGTTACTGTAGCTCGATGGAG atggctccttataaacCTGTAGAGACTCCGACCAGCTCAAAGGACTTTAAAGGTAGAAGTGGAAAGTCTAGCTACAGTCTTAAAACATCAACAGAGTTACTTAAGATACTTAATAGGATTTGGAGCCTTGAACAACAACATGCATCAAACATGTCTTTGGTGAAAGCATTGAGAAAAGATCTCGATCACTCTCAAAGACGTGTTAAGGAactacaagaagaaaagaaaagagacagAGAAGAAATAGATGACTTGATGATGCTAGTTGCTGAGTACAGAATTGGAAGAAAAAACAACAAGCATAACAGAACCGAAGATGCAGTCAAGACACTGACTGTTGAGTTACACAATGAAAGGAAGTTGAGAAAACACTCAGAAAATCTTCACCGTAAGCTTGCTCGAGAGATTGCTGAAGTGAAATCTTCATTCTCTAATGCTTTAAAAGAACTTGAAAGAGAACGGGAGGCACGGATTATGCTAGAAGAATTATGTGATGAGTTTGCCAATGGAACTAAGGAGTATGAACAAGAAGTGCGGTTCTTGAAAAGCAAACTGACAAAGGATCACACATTGACAGAAGAGAAGGATGGATTGATCATCCATATTTGTGAAGCCTGGTTAGATGAGAGGATGCAAATGAAGCAAGCGCAAAGTCATCATGGTCTTGCAGAAAAGAAAACAACTGTGGACAAGTTGAGGTCCGAAATACAAACCTTTCTTAAAGCTAGACATTCTAGTGATCACAAGAATAATGTCTCAAACCTAAAAGGAGCAAAGGAAAGCTGCTTACACAGGCATTCTTTGGAATCCTTTCACTTGAACAATATTGCAAGTGCACCCAGAATAGAGAATGAAGACGGCGATTCATTTGCTAATACTATACGTGCTACTAAATCAAATAGAGGTTTAAGTGGAAAGCATAATGACAGCAGCTGCATCAACCAACATGAGAAAAACATAACTGAATCCAATCCACCACAGAAAAAGATTGAAACTCCAGTTTCAAAGGACCCTGACGCGACTAGCTCAAGAATCCAACCTGAAGAGAAAATCTTTGAGTCAACGGTGGTTAAAGAGACTCCTGTTGAAGGTAATGATTCATGTGTGCTTGAGAAAAGTGTAACGAAACAAAGAAAATCCCAGAAAAGAAAGAATGACAGAATGAAAACTGGAAGTTCGTTGCTGAACAACTTGTTTAGGGATCATTCATTGCCTTCAGAAGCTAAGACACTTAAAAATGATGATAAGCATATGGAACATTCTTTTGATCCAACGACGTTTACTGGCCCTACAAGTCCAGTGCAGAAGTGGACATCAAAATTAACAGCCCCGGATCTTGAAGTGGTTGAATCTTCTTCAAAATTACCACTAGGTGTAAAAGAGAATACACTGAAGGCAAAGCTGCTAGAAGCCAGACTGGAAAGACAGCAGTTGCGGCCAAGAGCTACAAAAGGTTTGTCTGAGGTTTCTTGA